DNA from Bradyrhizobium japonicum USDA 6:
CCCCGCCCCGTGGTTTACGAAACGTTCAGTGCTCGTCTCTAATGATTGCGATTGCTTAGAACAAGCTTCCGTCATTCGCTCAGGACGAGCAACGCGTCATGTCCACAGCCGAGTTTTCGATCATCGATGAAGTCGAATCAGCGATTCGGCTCGGCTCGGCGGAAAAGGGCCTGGAAACGGCCCGCCGCGTCACCGACCTCTTCCTCTCCTCCGCCGGAAGTTTTGACAACGCGCAGATCGCACTGTTCGACGACGTGCTCGAGCGCCTGATCGGCACCATCGAGCTGCGCGCCATCGCCGACATGGGCGCACGCGTAGCGCTGGCCGAGATCAGCGCGCAGCTTGCGCCGATCGCGCAGGCGCCGCCCTCCGTGATCCGCCGCCTCGCCAATAATGACGAGATTCGCATCGCCGGCCCCGTGCTCCAGGAATCCGCGCGCCTCGACGATGGCGAACTGGTGAAGATCGCCTCCAGCAAGGGCGAGCCGCATCTGCTCGCGGTCGCCGGGCGCTGGTGGCTCAAGGAGATCGTCACCGATGCGCTGCTGGCGCGGCGCTATCCCAGCGTCAGCCGACGGCTTGCCGCCAATCCCGGCGCGCGCGTTTCCGGAAACGGATTTGCCGTCATCGTCGGGCAGGCCGAGGCCGATCCCGAGCTCGCCGTGAGCGTCGGCGTCCGCGTCGACCTGCCGTCCGACTTGCGCCGCCGGTTGCTGCGTTCTGCGACGGATGCTGTGCGCACCCGGTTGCTGTCGCGCGCACCGCCGCATCTGTTCGAGGAGATCCAGGGCGCGATCGCCGCCGTGACCGTCGGTGTCGAACGCGAGATGTCAGCCGTGCGCGATTTCGAAGGCGCCAAGCGGGCCATCGCAAATCTCAAGGCGACGGGCCAGCTGACCGAGGCGACGCTGCTCGGCTTCGCTACGCAGCGGCGCTATGAGGAAGCCGTGGCCGCGTTGGCGGCCCTGTCGGGATCGACCATCGAGGTGATTCGTCCGCTGATGCAGAGCCTGCGCGAGGACGGCCTGCTGGTGCCGTGCAAGGCGGCGCAGCTCAGCTGGGAAACCACAGCGGCCGTGCTCGAGAGCCGCTTTGCCACCGGCGCGATGAAGCCCGCTGATATCGCGAGGGCGCAGGGGCATTATGCACGCATGACCTCGGAGAACGCGCGGCGGACGCTGCGATTCTGGCAGGTGCGGGCGTTGTAGGTTTGCTGCTCATCACACACTCCGCTGTCATTGCCCGCGAAGGCGGGCAATCCAGTATTCCAGAGACGGCAGCGATAGAACCGAGGAGCCGCGGCGTACTGGGTCGCCCGATCAAGCCGGGCGACGACACTGCCTATACGGTCAACCGCTCGCCATCGCTGCCGGCAATCATCAGCGGCACCACACGACCAATACGTTCGCCCGCGATCGCCACCGGCAGATAATGCTCCGTGCGGCCCTGGCTCTCGCTCTCGATCAGCACGTCGCGCGTGGCGCCGGCCTCGGTTTGCAGCCGCCGCCGTAATGCCGCTTCGCCCGCCGCACGCAGCCGCTTCGCGCGCTCCTTGATCGCACCACCTGCGACCTGCGGCATCCGCGCGGCCGGCGTGCCGGGGCGTGGCGAATACGGGAAGACGTGCAGGAACGTCAAACCGCACTCCTCGACGAGATCCAGCGAGCGCGAAAACATCTCCTCGGTCTCGGTCGGAAAGCCCGCGATGATGTCGGCGCCGAAGGCGATGTCCGGGCGCAGGCGGCGGACCTGGTCGCAGAACGCGATCGAGTCGTCGCGCGAATGACGCCGTTTCATGCGCTTCAAAATCATGTCGTCGCCGGATTGCAGCGACAGGTGCAGATGCGGCATCAGGCGCGCATCGTCGCCGATAGCATCCAGCAGATCGGCATCGGCCTCGATCGAATCGATCGAGGAGATGCGCAGGCGCTTCAGCTCCGGCACATGCCGCAGGATCTGCTTGGTCAGCATGCCGAGTCTCGGTGCACCCGGCAGGTCGGCGCCATAGCTGGTGAGGTCCACACCGGTCAGCACGATCTCGGCATGGCCGCGCGCAACAAGCACGCGCACCTGATCGACCACCGCGCCCATCGGCACCGAGCGTGAATTGCCGCGGCCGTAGGGGATGATACAGAACGTGCAGCGATGGTCGCAGCCGTTCTGCACCTGCACGAACACGCGCGGCAGGCCGCTCGCAAAGCCGTCGATCAGATGCGGCGCCATCTCCTTCACCGCCATGATGTCGCTGACGGCGATCTTTTCGCTCGCACCGAGATCGAACGCGGCACGTGCATCGCGCCAGGCTTCGCGGCGCATCTTGTCGTCATTGCCGAGGACGCGATCGACCTCGGCCATGTCTGCGAACATCCGGCTCTGCGTCTGCGCCGCACAGCCGGTGACGACGATGCGCGCACCCGGCCGTTCGCGCTTCGATTTGCGTATCGACTGGCGCGCCTGCGCCACCGCTTCATTGGTGACGGCGCAGCTGTTGATGACGATGGTGTCGGAGAGGCCCGCGCCCTCGGCCTCGCGGCGGATCAATTCGGCCTCGAAGGCATTGAGACGGCAGCCGAAGGTGACGACGTCGACGGCCATCAGCCGACCGGCGCGAACAGCGCCGGATCGAAGGAGCCCTCATACTCGAAGGTCGCGGGGCCCGTCATCAGCACGTGGTCGTCGCTTTCCCGCCATTCGATTTCGAGCTTGCCGCCGGGCAGCGTGATCTCGACATTGCGCTCGGTGCGCTTCAGCCGCGCGGCCGCGACCGCGGTCGCGCACGCCGCCGAACCGCAAGCTCTGGTCAGGCCCGCGCCACGCTCCCAGGTGCGGATCGTGACGTGGTCGCGATCGACGATATGGGCGAGCGTGATGTTGGCGCGCTCGGGGAAGATCGGGTGATTTTCCAGCAGCGGACCAAAACGCTCGAGATCGTAGCCGTTGACGTCCTCGACCCAGAAGATCGCATGCGGATTGCCCATGCTCACCACCGAGGGCGAATGCAGGATCGGATTGTCGATCGGCCCGATCTGCAATTCGATGTAGCGGGTGTCGCGAAACTCTTCCGCCAGCGGAATCTCCTGCCAGCCGAACTTCGGCGCGCCCATATCGACGGTATAGAGATCGGGCG
Protein-coding regions in this window:
- a CDS encoding DUF2336 domain-containing protein; its protein translation is MSTAEFSIIDEVESAIRLGSAEKGLETARRVTDLFLSSAGSFDNAQIALFDDVLERLIGTIELRAIADMGARVALAEISAQLAPIAQAPPSVIRRLANNDEIRIAGPVLQESARLDDGELVKIASSKGEPHLLAVAGRWWLKEIVTDALLARRYPSVSRRLAANPGARVSGNGFAVIVGQAEADPELAVSVGVRVDLPSDLRRRLLRSATDAVRTRLLSRAPPHLFEEIQGAIAAVTVGVEREMSAVRDFEGAKRAIANLKATGQLTEATLLGFATQRRYEEAVAALAALSGSTIEVIRPLMQSLREDGLLVPCKAAQLSWETTAAVLESRFATGAMKPADIARAQGHYARMTSENARRTLRFWQVRAL
- the dapF gene encoding diaminopimelate epimerase — its product is MSALANHAFAKMNGIGNEIVVVDMRDSAAPVTPDDARAVASAPGGVPYDQLMVLRKPRFDGTEAFISIYNNDGSEAGACGNGMRCVVRRIFEKTGQTTATFETAAGLLNCWQGPAPDLYTVDMGAPKFGWQEIPLAEEFRDTRYIELQIGPIDNPILHSPSVVSMGNPHAIFWVEDVNGYDLERFGPLLENHPIFPERANITLAHIVDRDHVTIRTWERGAGLTRACGSAACATAVAAARLKRTERNVEITLPGGKLEIEWRESDDHVLMTGPATFEYEGSFDPALFAPVG
- the mtaB gene encoding tRNA (N(6)-L-threonylcarbamoyladenosine(37)-C(2))-methylthiotransferase MtaB — translated: MAVDVVTFGCRLNAFEAELIRREAEGAGLSDTIVINSCAVTNEAVAQARQSIRKSKRERPGARIVVTGCAAQTQSRMFADMAEVDRVLGNDDKMRREAWRDARAAFDLGASEKIAVSDIMAVKEMAPHLIDGFASGLPRVFVQVQNGCDHRCTFCIIPYGRGNSRSVPMGAVVDQVRVLVARGHAEIVLTGVDLTSYGADLPGAPRLGMLTKQILRHVPELKRLRISSIDSIEADADLLDAIGDDARLMPHLHLSLQSGDDMILKRMKRRHSRDDSIAFCDQVRRLRPDIAFGADIIAGFPTETEEMFSRSLDLVEECGLTFLHVFPYSPRPGTPAARMPQVAGGAIKERAKRLRAAGEAALRRRLQTEAGATRDVLIESESQGRTEHYLPVAIAGERIGRVVPLMIAGSDGERLTV